From the genome of Treponema denticola:
AAGTTTGCCCGGGTTTCTGAGTTAAACTAAATTTAGATATATCCTCATCAGTTAAGGTATAGCTTTCGCCTTTTACTACCTGTCTACCGGGAGTATATGTATTGTTTGCAGGCGTTATTCTGGCGACATAGGTTTCAGTTAGTGCACCTGTAACAGTGATTACCTTTTCTGCAGGAAGATAAACATCGTTTTTGGTTGGGTCAATAGTGATTTTTGCAGAACCGGATATTTTGAGAATTCCGCCGTTATAGATAGCTCCGCCTAAACCGTTCGAAGAAATGGTTCTATTGTTTCTTATTACAGAATTACCCTTAATATCAATATTACCGGTTGAAGATATAGCTCCTCCTGCCATACCGGCTTCAGAATCGGCTATATCCGTATTGTCAAGAGTTAAAACCGAGCCATTTCCGGCTTTTATAGCCCCGCCTGTAGCCTCATGAGGACTTCCTTCAACTTTTCCGTTTTGAAGTGTAAGGCCTGTCAAGTTCAAAGATTTTCCGATTTTTATCGTGAAGATCCGATGAAGGGTACCGGGTTTATTAGAACCGTCCTTATTAGCATCGATGATGTCGCCGGCTTTTCCGTTTAAGCCTTGGATATTTATGTCTTCTTTTACCTCAATTTCTCCCGAGTTATTTGCTGCACTCGTTGAAATTATATGCCCTTTTATATAAATAGTATCCCCGAAAGAAGCAAGGTTTACAGCCTTTTTAAGAATATGCCATGAACTATCACCGGTGCGTACTTCCTTTTTTATTCTATAGTAATAAGTCTTTTCATCACTGTCGGTATAATTCGGCCCGCTTGCCTTTAATTTAACCTCGTATATTTCATCCACTCCCGGAATCGGGTCCAGTAATATCTTTGTAATACCTCCGCTTTGTTGGCTGCTGCCTTTAGGTCCTGTAAAACCTGAGGGAGCTGGAGTAGAGTCTGACAGTTTTACCTCGGCCTCTATAGTTACACCGGAAGAAGGATAAGCAGTATTATGAGCTTTTAGTACAACAGTGTTTCCCAAACATGAAGATATGTGAATCGGATTCGTAGATGTACCGGTGCTCAATGCAGTTTCATTATCCGTATAGACTCCGGAGCTTGTTAATGTATTCATTCCGGAATCGTAAGAAATTTGCGGAACAGGAAGTTTTGCCGAATCTGTTTTACCTTTAGTTTCAGGGGAGTAAAGAGATTTTGAGTCCTTTAGTTTAAGTATGTACCTTGAACCTTGTCCGGTTTTTACCCTTGTTTTGATACAAAGCATCCATTTTCGCTCATCCGCACCGGGAATAGCCTTAAAAAGGCTTAAGTCTACTCCTGATACATCATGGGATTGAAGAGGTGCAATTGTTTCAGTTGGAGAAAGGATTTGTCCCATGGACTCACTCACATCGAAGCCGTCTTTTGTTAATTTTACCGGGATAGAGGCTTTTTGACTTTCTTCTTCAGTTAAGTAAATCTCAGATATGTCCCCATGAAGTAAATTTTCAGTATCAATTAAATGGTCAAGCCCTTCAAATTTAAAGATTAAAACATAATACCAATCAGTCCCCTGTTGTATTTTTCCTGTAGTAAACCACTGAGGCTGAGGGGGAGGCGTATTGGCTCTTAGCTTATAAGAGTAGTTTTGATCGAATTTTCTTTTATCGTTTTTATTATATAGGTTTATTTTAGGATTTAGATCCGCTTTTCCCTGTTCGTTTTTAAGTAAAAATTCTTTTGTATAAGTTAGCTCGAGTTTATCGAAAGCTTTTTGAGCTAAAGAATAATCTTCCCCGAATTCAGGCCTTCCTCCGCTTTTACCCTTTACGTTTTCATCAAAGATGATAATATCAGCCGGAGCGTCCGGATCATTGGGCATTAAAAATTCAAATTTTTGAGAGTTATGCAGATTAAAATAAATGTGGGTATCTTTACCCGATGGCAAGGAGGAAAAGCCGTCCCCGTCAACCGGAACTCCGGAGGGAATTTCAATTCCGATTATCTTTGCACTATCTGTCCAATATGAAAAGGTTTCTTCAACGCTGTCAACAAGCTGCTTGCATGATGTTAAACTGACTAAAAACAATAAGGGCAAAAATTTGCGTAAAATTTTTTTCATAATTTATATTTCTCCTATAGGTTAAAATTCCCAGCCTAGAGAAAGGGAAGGCTGAATTATATATTTAGGAAAATCTTTTCTAAATAGAATTATGTGATCTAAATTTATTTCAAGGTATAATTTTTTATAAAGATAAACTTGAAAAGCTGTTCCTCCGTTTACGGATGGACACCAAAACCAATATGCCGGACTTTGTATACCGGATTCAGCGTACTTAAATTGTGCTTGTATTAAAAATGCTGCGCCTCCTCCCAAATGCAGATCAAAATTAAGTCTATGCTTGATTATTGGAAACATGTATACCAAGTTAAATTGAGGCAGCACAAAACCGGCTTTTAATGTATAAATTTCATCTTTAGGATTTTTTAAAAATAAGCTTGAAGCTGAAAGATTAAAACCTATGTGACCGTAAATTTTTTTTATAGGTACAATGCTAAACCGTAAAGAGCCTCCGGCAGGATAAATATTTGATTTAAAATATTGATATAATATTTTATTTTGTATAAAGGCGCTAAAAGTATAGCCTAAAGATAAAAATATGTCGAGAGGTTTTTGGAATGCAAAATTTATATTTTGGGAGCTATCGTGTAAACCGCTCGGATCTGTTGCTGTAAAAGTATAAGTTCCGGGAGTGAGCTTTGAAAAATCCAGTTTAAGTTTTATTTTTTTTCCGTCGTTATCCGTTTCGATTACGGTACATGGGACTGAATATCCTTTATCTTTGTTCAAAGTAAATATTGTTTCCGAAAAAAGATTATTACCTAAGACGATGACCGAGTCCGAATTCGTCTCATCGAAGTATATTTTATTGACGGATAATGATAAAACTTCAGGCTGATAGGCGACTCGTACATCAAAATTTCTATATTTACTTGCGAATTCCGTCTGATTAAGAAGATTAATTACAGCTACCTTATAGCGGTATTTTCCCGGCTTTAAAGAAACATTGATTGAATTCTTTTTTAAAATTTTTTTATCGATTTGTGCCCAGTTGCCTGATTTATCTTGCTTTTCGAGTATAAATTCAAAGCCTAATATGTCGTCTATTGCTTCCCATGATAAATGCTGATATAAAGATGCTCCCTGATTGCCTTCTTCTATAAAATAACTTTTTTTGCCCTTATCTTCACTATTTATATTTTCTTGTGCATATAAAAATAAAACTGCATAAAATAATATAATTACGATAAAATATTTTTTATTTTCCATACATAATACCTGTTTCATCTGTTTCAAGTTTTTGAGCTTGGGGTAAATCTATTTTAAATTTTAAAGTAGATTTATTTCCGTCTTGAATTATGCCATCCTTAAATTTTCGTTGTGCTTTTACTTCAATATAAAACATATCTCTTGATAATAAATTCAATTTATCAAAATCAAATATAATATTTCCTGAATTGGTTTGAGTTATAGTGTCTCTGTAAACGGTTTTTGAGGAATTGTATATGCGCACGATATAATAAGCTGCATCAGGTACTCTTTTCCAAATAAATTTAATGCTTCTATTATTTTTAAAGAAAGAGACATCTAAATTTTGATTTTTCGCAGGCGAAATAATATCGGGCGCCGGCAATTTAGGAATGGGTAATACGGTAAATGATGATCCGTTTTTGCTTGAAATATCGAACCCTTTTGAGGTTTTTGCTTTTATCCTCCAGCTATATTTGCCGGCACCTAGAGGCGGCAGTTGAATCTCTTTATCAGGATTTTTTATTGAAAGTATAGTTTGTTTTTGCCCTGCTTTAATAAGAGTCAGCTCCGATTCTTCGGGATCTTCAACAGAATCCCACTTTAAAACAGTAGTTTGTAAAACCGCATCTATTCCTTTGATATTTGAATTATTTTTAGGATATATAAGTTCAATCGGTTTTAAATGCATTAAAGCCGTTTCATGATCAGCCGTATAACCGTATCTGCGGCCTGATTTTTCAGTCAAGGCAGCAAACCCTTGAACACTGATTATGTATGTTCCGTCTAAAATCGATTTCATGTCTAATTCGATTTCAGTATCTGTAACATATAAATTTTCATATATAGGTTTTTGATTTAATCCTTTAGGTGTAATTCTGACTTGATAAAAATCCGCCTCAGGAACCTTTTTCCATCTGAATTTATTTTTTTCTGAGGGTAGAATAATTATCTTATCTTGTAAGCCTACAAACTCAGGTTTAGGAAGAGGGGGTACTATATTTAGTTTTTTAATTTCGGTTTTTAATTCTTCTTTTCCCGTATTGATTAAGACCCTCCAGAACCACTCTCCTCTGTCTAAGGCTATACCTCCTATGCCTGAATTAAGAGCCTTTGTATTTAGATTGATATTTTTAAAATCAGGAGATGAAGAAACTTGAAAATATTGTTCGCCTGCCGAATTGGTTTTCCATGTAAAGTGTGTATCAATGCAGTATGTATCTGTAATAATATAATCATCAGGCGGAAAAACCGATCGGACAAATAGATCATCACCCCCAATTTTAATTTTTTGAGGTTTGCTGAATGCCAAGGTTTCATCATTTTTATCTAACGCACTTATATCCCAATAATAGTCCGAAGAGGCTAGTTCCTTTTCCAAATCTTTGATTTCAAAGTAGTTTGAGATTAATATCTTTTGTAAGACGACATTATCCATGTTTTCATCCGAAGATACGCGAAGACTGTATTTTTTTGCTTCGGGTATGCTGCTCCATGAAAAAGAGGCTTTTTTATCTTCGCCCATTTTGATGATAGATTGGGATACTTTTAGCTCAATAATATCTCGGCTTTTTCTCTTTTCCATATCAAAGCTGCCTATATTGGAGCTTTGCAAAAAGTCAGGTTTATCGATAAAGTAATCGGGTATAACCCTCCAATACCATTTTCCTTCTTCAAGGCCGGAAATGTTTATTGAGCTTGTATTTACTGTCCGGTTGATTTTAGGATTTTTTAGTTCGGCGTTGTCCGCTATTTCTATACGATAGGATGCCGCTGCAGGATTCCCCTTCCATGAAAACCTTATAGGTGTATCATCGTTATATAAAAACTTCTCGTCTAAAGCCGGCTCTATAAGTAGGGGAGGCGGAGCTTCAATGACTATTAGTTTTCCGGTTACGGCTGAAGAGTCTTTTGGTCCCATTGAAGAGGCATAAAGCCTCCAATATACGGTGCCGGCTGAAATCTTTTTTCTTAGTTCATTGATGCCTTGTATCGGAATTTTTTCCGTTAAGGTATTAAAATTTTGTCCCTGAGACATCTCAAAAATAATTTCTTCCGATTCAGGGAAAGAGCTATGCCACTTAAATCCTACTTCAATAGGTTCTCCTTCTTTATTAAAATTAAAAATTTTATTTAAAAGAGAAGGGCTTATCATTGTAATTGAAGCCTCAGCCTGATCCGCAAATATTTCTCCTGACGACAAAACAGCTTCTTTTGTTTCGCCGGAGGCATTTTCCGTTTTTACATCTTCAGACTTGTAAACAGAAGCTTCACCTTTTTCTACTGCCAGCTTTATAGAGGCTTCTTCAGATTTTGAACTGTGAAGAATGGATTCTTTTTCAATAGAAACGGCAGTCTGTCCTGACTTTAAAACCATTTTAGTATCTGCTGTTTTAACGGAAACATTACCGCTGTTTATCTCCAAAGAAACAGCTTCTTCTGTTTTGGGTTTAAAGATCTGAATCATTGTGTTTTCACCCACATTTATTATGCTTTTATCCGTAAAATAAATTACAGCTTCCGAATCCGCTGCCGTCCGTATTGTATCTCCATTATAAACATTAGCATATTGAGAAGGCCGATCCCAAACTGCTCTGTCAATAAATTTTCTTTGAACTCTATTATATTTATAGCTTACAATAGCTATAGAAGGATTATCTCTTGAAATAGTTTTATTTAAATTTTTTAAAAAGAAAAATAGGGACGTTCCTGCTATGGAAAATGCAAACAGAACAACCAGTATGTCTGCAATCCTATTATCTAATTTAGGATTGGATCTTGTATTTTTTTTCGTCTTCATTTACATCCACCTTTGAAAAATCAGGAGTAGGGATTCCCAGTACCTTTCTGATTTGGCTTAAATTTTTAGGGCCTTTTATTCCTGCTCCGGGAATATCTTTTTCGTTAGGCATATTTATTAAGGCGAAAACACGTAGGGGTTTTGATTTACCCTTAACTGTAACCGGCGGCATCTCTTCAACAACTACATATTCTTTTACCAAATTGTAAGTATATTCGGTAATAAGAATATCGGTTCCCATGGGTTTATTTAAAGCCTCAACACGGGAGGCAATGTTTACCGCATCTCCTATGACCGTGTATTCCATTCTTTCATGTGAGCCGATTTGTCCTGCAACTACTGCTCCGGAATTTATTCCGCATCCTATTCTTATGATAGGCTTTTTTTCTCCGCCTCTGCCGCGGTTAAAAAATATCAGAGCGGCTCTCATCTTAAGGGCTGCGCGCAAACAGTTTAATGCATCTTCTTTAGAATTACCTGTAGATGCCGGTGCTCCCCAAACAGCCATAATTGCATCCCCTATAAATTTATCTACGGTTCCATTTGTCTTATTTACACAATCGACCATTAAGGTCATGTACTCATTTAAGAATTCTACAACCTCTGACGGTTTCATCTTTTCGGAAATAGCCGTAAATGAGCGTATATCGGAAAAGAAAATAGTTGTTTCCTTTGTCTCTCCTCCTAGAACCAATTCGCCCCGCATTGCAAGCTCCGCTATTTCTTTGTTTATAAAGCGGCCGAAAGAATCTTTAAGCCGTTCTCTTTCTGCGAGACCTTTACCCATTTCGACAAAACTCGTAGTTAAAAGTCCCAACTCATCCTTTGTTTTTGCTTGTAAATCTATTTCATAGTTTCCCTGTTTTATTTCGGTTGCAGCAATGGCTAATTTTTTTACAGGAGTACTTATAGATTTTGAAAAAAACCAGACAAAGATGACCGATAAGGATAAAACAATTATAGTTAAATAAATGTTCCTTTTTGTGGTATTTTCTACAGGTTCCAAAAGTATATCTGCCGGTGCACTTGTAAGAACTGCAAGATCTCCCAATGAGAGCCTGTTATAGGAACCGAAGTATGCTTTTCCGTCTTCATCTTTTACAAGAACCTGTCTGTTGATATCCCCATTTTCTCTCATTTGGGAAAATAAGGAAAAGTTGCTTACATTTACCCCGTTTTTTACAAGATTAAAATCGGGATGAATGAGAATATCTCCTCTATTGTTTACAAGATAGGTAGTTTGTATAGTGCCTGTACCGAAAGTTTCGGAAAGTTTTTCTGCCGAAAAAAAGACTATCAAGCCTTGATTTAAACCTTTTTCGGTATAGGGGTAAAATAAAACCAGCATGGGCATATCAAATAAGGGAGCGGCGTTTAATATTTGGATTATTCCATTTTCCGTTTGGATCATGAAATCTTTTGACTCTGATAAGAATGTTTCAATCAAAGCCGGATCAATACCGTTTACCGTAAAAAAGTTTGAACTTAAAAGTTTAGTTTCAATTCCTCCTTGCTTTTTGGAGTCGGTAAGCAATATGGCAGCAGTATACGGATTGCGTT
Proteins encoded in this window:
- a CDS encoding FecR domain-containing protein, with protein sequence MKTKKNTRSNPKLDNRIADILVVLFAFSIAGTSLFFFLKNLNKTISRDNPSIAIVSYKYNRVQRKFIDRAVWDRPSQYANVYNGDTIRTAADSEAVIYFTDKSIINVGENTMIQIFKPKTEEAVSLEINSGNVSVKTADTKMVLKSGQTAVSIEKESILHSSKSEEASIKLAVEKGEASVYKSEDVKTENASGETKEAVLSSGEIFADQAEASITMISPSLLNKIFNFNKEGEPIEVGFKWHSSFPESEEIIFEMSQGQNFNTLTEKIPIQGINELRKKISAGTVYWRLYASSMGPKDSSAVTGKLIVIEAPPPLLIEPALDEKFLYNDDTPIRFSWKGNPAAASYRIEIADNAELKNPKINRTVNTSSINISGLEEGKWYWRVIPDYFIDKPDFLQSSNIGSFDMEKRKSRDIIELKVSQSIIKMGEDKKASFSWSSIPEAKKYSLRVSSDENMDNVVLQKILISNYFEIKDLEKELASSDYYWDISALDKNDETLAFSKPQKIKIGGDDLFVRSVFPPDDYIITDTYCIDTHFTWKTNSAGEQYFQVSSSPDFKNINLNTKALNSGIGGIALDRGEWFWRVLINTGKEELKTEIKKLNIVPPLPKPEFVGLQDKIIILPSEKNKFRWKKVPEADFYQVRITPKGLNQKPIYENLYVTDTEIELDMKSILDGTYIISVQGFAALTEKSGRRYGYTADHETALMHLKPIELIYPKNNSNIKGIDAVLQTTVLKWDSVEDPEESELTLIKAGQKQTILSIKNPDKEIQLPPLGAGKYSWRIKAKTSKGFDISSKNGSSFTVLPIPKLPAPDIISPAKNQNLDVSFFKNNRSIKFIWKRVPDAAYYIVRIYNSSKTVYRDTITQTNSGNIIFDFDKLNLLSRDMFYIEVKAQRKFKDGIIQDGNKSTLKFKIDLPQAQKLETDETGIMYGK
- a CDS encoding adenylate/guanylate cyclase domain-containing protein, which translates into the protein MSRQTKVRFSIGVKLVTIISILIILSLGGITALVTWFGRQDVELTSEENNRTVNKQAAFSAEKDLTEIRSNAFLLLDLLNNNESSSSFQNQASALYFERNPYTAAILLTDSKKQGGIETKLLSSNFFTVNGIDPALIETFLSESKDFMIQTENGIIQILNAAPLFDMPMLVLFYPYTEKGLNQGLIVFFSAEKLSETFGTGTIQTTYLVNNRGDILIHPDFNLVKNGVNVSNFSLFSQMRENGDINRQVLVKDEDGKAYFGSYNRLSLGDLAVLTSAPADILLEPVENTTKRNIYLTIIVLSLSVIFVWFFSKSISTPVKKLAIAATEIKQGNYEIDLQAKTKDELGLLTTSFVEMGKGLAERERLKDSFGRFINKEIAELAMRGELVLGGETKETTIFFSDIRSFTAISEKMKPSEVVEFLNEYMTLMVDCVNKTNGTVDKFIGDAIMAVWGAPASTGNSKEDALNCLRAALKMRAALIFFNRGRGGEKKPIIRIGCGINSGAVVAGQIGSHERMEYTVIGDAVNIASRVEALNKPMGTDILITEYTYNLVKEYVVVEEMPPVTVKGKSKPLRVFALINMPNEKDIPGAGIKGPKNLSQIRKVLGIPTPDFSKVDVNEDEKKYKIQS